In the Carettochelys insculpta isolate YL-2023 chromosome 6, ASM3395843v1, whole genome shotgun sequence genome, TTCTGCACAGACAATGAACAAGGGTTAGAACAATTTACCTACTAGCAAATTTGCACAATAAAGCTGAGCAGGAGAACAAAAGCTTTCTGGGACACTTTAACCCAGTCCTCCAACACCCCCATTTTAGAGCGTGGATAATGATTTACAGCAGGTTACAACTGAGCAGGACAGCACCAGACTTGAGCAGCTCCAGGAAGAAAACCAAGAAGCTGCTTCTTTCGAACATCCTCTCCCAAGGGCGACTGGAGCGTGGTTAAATCAGCACTGCAGGGAAGATTGCAGGCTTTCCCGTACACACATGGCCATGCAGCCATTTCAGACTGAGTCCCACTGTATTAATTGTAGGgcaaccgtatctccctgtcctaaataCAGCACAGGGTGGtatgggggggaagggcagctcctcccaactccgccaagccccagggagctgggaaggaggcatcAGCCACTgaccctccccaagccctggggaagtggcagccccggggaagcggcagggacaaggcagctgcccacgctccccccggCTTCCCCGAGACTTGAGGAAGTGACCCATccgctctccagccagcagccagcgcagctgctgccagaaaaggtcagagtggggagggcccatatatgggacaattagtccctttaaaaAGTACGTAgagacacctttttggcatcccaaatacaggacagatgggcACCCTAATTAACCCATTCCCTGCAGGAAGGATAAGGtaacagggagaaaaaaaatcacatctcatCACTACTCTCTCACAGGGAGGCTTGGCCATGGATTTCCTCAGACTGAGGAATGAGGAGACACTGCTGCTCAGTTTCAGCCGTGAATGTTGCTGGGACTGGTTTTTAATCTCTCCCTCTCACCAGTTAAGTGTCTCTCTTGTTCTCCTAAAACTTTGCTCTCTGGGATGTCTGTTCTCATGCAGGATCCAGTCTCTGTTGCTGCCCAGGATCCCTGGCTGTTTCACAACTCTGTCACACTTTGGAATGGGATTGAAAACACCTACAACTAGCAGCAAATGAATCCCAGCCAGTAGAGTAAAATGGTTCAGAAAGTTTTTCCCTTACTCCTTAATGTTACATCTCATGGCTGAGATGCGGGTTCCTCTCTGTGGTAGAGGACTCAAAGTACCACTTCTTCCAGCAACACAAACTCAAATTATTCAGAAAAGAAAACTAATAGAAAAAGAATTAACGCTCTGAAATCTCGAACTTCATAAGTGCTGATTCCATGgtagctctggggctggagcaccatgGGGAAAAATTTGGCAACCAAGCTCCCTCACTCACCTGCTGGAGAGCCCACCAACCAACTGCTCCCCCGCCCACCTAGTGCCTCCCACCCAATGCAAACAGCTCTTCCGCAGCATTCAGGACGCTCTGGGaagaagagcagggatgggaggtactcagggaggagatggggctcaggggaagggatgggattgaagcagggtggaggcagagcagagacagACAGAGGTGAGGTGGGGATTTGAGGGAACATGTGGAACATCCCCCAGCTAAAGGGAATATCTGTGTCTAACATTCCAGCTCCTCAACCCCGTCCTTGCTTTTCCCCTCGCTGTACGGCTTCTGATGGCACAAACCCTGATTTAGATGTCGAGTAAGTGACTTTGTCATGGCAGCATCTTCTGCAGATATCAAGCACATCTGTCCCCCGCTGAGATGATAAAGGCGGCAGTCCATAACAAACTGTGTGCTCTTTGTTCTTGAACCCCACAGGAACTGGATGGGGTCCTCAGAAAGCCAAAATGGGTAGAGATGTATGTTGAACCACCTCTCACCACAGTGTATCCTGTTGTAATGAAGAAGGACGTCTGCGCCAGAGTATTTAGCTCATTTGTCCAAGCAGAAAAGTAATGAAACAATAAATTCCATTGGGAAGCCTGAGAGGATGGGAGCCGCAGGGAGTGAATGGCCTTGGAGAAGCCAGAGCCACTCAAGTGCAGTCCTGACTCCAGTTATCCCTGTCCCAGCTGCAACCCACACTGAATGTTTCAGTGCCTCTAGGGTGAAACGCTTCCGTCTCATGCGGGTCACAAACCCAGCTCTGGCCCTAGGGTCTGCTGAGTGAGAATGTGGGAACACTGCAGATAGGGGGCAAATTCTCCCTCTTTTACAGGCGCTGGGAAAAGGGCAAAGTGAGCAATTCCAAGGTTCCCTCTGTCAAACACTGGGGTCAGGAGCGTCTACTTGCAGTAGGCCCTCTCATGTCTACGGACGGAGGATGAGCGAGTGAAGCACTTCCCACACCGAGTGCAGGAATACGGCCGCTCTCCAAAGTGGGTGCTCCGGTGCTTAGTCAGCGATGAGGCGCGAGCAAAGCGCCTCCCACACCGAGCGCAGGAATGCGGCTTCTTCTCCACGTGGATCTTCTGATGCTTGGCCAGAGACGAGGAGTGAGCAAAGTCCTTCCCGCACTGAAGGCAGGGGTAGGGCCGCTCGCCGGAGTGGGTTCTCTGGTGGACGAGGAGGCCGGATGTCTGAGTGAATCTCTTCCCGCAGTCAgtgcagtgatagggtttctcCCCAGTGTGGATTCTTTGGTGGACTTGCAGTTTTGCTCGATGGATGAACTTTTTCCCACATTCCCCACAGGCATGGAGTCTCTCCCCAGTGTGGATTCGCTGGTGCAGACTGAGGTTTGCCAGACGCCCGAACATTTTCCCACACTCAGGGCATTGATGGGACTCCTGGGGACGGTGGACTCCTTGGTGTCTCCTGAGACTTTGGAGGCGACAGAATTTTTTCCCACACTCGGCACAGCAGTGAGGCTGCTCCCCAGTGTGGACCCTCTGATGACTGATGAGAAGCTCTCGGAGGTAGAACTTTTTCCCACACTCGTGGCACACGAAGGGTCTCTCTTTGCTGTGGCTTTTCTGGTGTCTAGTGAGACTTGATGTAAGTTTGAAGCCTTTCCCACACTGGTCACAGCGATGGGGTCTCTTTTCTGAGTGGCTTCTCTGGTGCTTGCGAAACGTTGATGAATCCTTAAATCGCTTCCCACACTCCGTGCAGGCGTAGggtctctctcctgagtggcttcTCTTGTGGATCGTAAGAGCTGATGTGTTGAAGAATTTTCTTCCGCACTCAGCACAGTGATAGGGTCTCTCTCCCGTATGGATTCTCCGGTGGGCAGTGAGCAGGGCTGCCTTCTTGAATGTCTTCCCACACTCAGGACAGGGATGATGAGCTCTTTTCTTTCGGTGGACTCTCCCATGCGCTCTGAGAGCTTTCTTTCTCCTAAAGCTCTCCCCACACTCGCTACAGTGATACAGATTCTGTCTCCTATGAACTGTCCAGTGGTGGCCTATCAGGTCCCTATGTACCTTGAATTCTTCCCTGCACACGCGGCAGGTATACAGGCTCTTCCTGGGCTCCCCTTGTCCCTCTGCATGAGGCTTTAGATGTGGCTTGGATCTCCTCTGATGGCCTCTGGAGGCTGTTGGCTGCTTCCTGGTCAGGTGCTTCCTCTGCCTGCGCAGCCTGCACTGCCTCTTGTGGAGTCTTCCCCGCTCAGACTTCTGGGAATGGTTCTCTTCTGACGACCCTGGGAAAGGCCTCGGCGACTCCAGGTTACCAGGCCCTTCCTCAGGAGTCTGCCCTTCATCTCTGCTcagggcccttgcccctgcttgGTGGGGAAGAGAATCCAGATGTTATTTTCAATACTGCTGACAACAGGAAATCACTATAATTCCCTGCAAggggatgtgcctgaggcagcgccaCACACCTCCTTTCAGAGCAAAGCAGGCCCTTGGTAGTTAAGTGCAAGGGACCAAACTCCTACAagccccagtgctggggggctgcagctccaTGTCCCACAGGTCTTGCTAATACTCTCCCCAGTCAAGGAACCTGAGAATCAGCCCCCCACGTTTCTCTCCCTACTCTGAGGGCCACCTCAGTCAGGAGAACAGCATCACCACAGACGCTCTACAGAGGGACACACCGGGAACACCCCATACCGTGATGGGATCCAAACGGCTCAATGTTCTTTGACATGCGGGGAGACGGAGAGACTGGGGGAATCTGCATAAGTAGAGCTCTAcaaaattcacagtccatttttggtccacttcagtcacaggattttttaaatagtaaatttcattatttcagctccTTCTATCTGAAATTTCATAGGGCAGTCATCGTTggggtcctgactcaaaaaggACTTGGCGGGGGATACAAACACAGCATCGCAATCCAGGGCATCTCTACAAAGAGCACTTTTATCCACGCTGTTGGCTGGGCCTCTGAGTAGATCTTACCAGGAGACACAGCCCTCACACTTCAGCTGAAGTGCACACGGAGTTAACTACATTTTTGTTGCActgaaaatgcatttgaaaatttgAGACTATTtggttatatttatagttaaatatTGAATACTACCGGGGGTGTCTGTTGGGCAGGGTGGTGCATGGGGCTTACACTAGTCATGGGTTCTTTTGGTTAATGGCAGTTGCAAATATGGGTCTCAAGTCACTTAAATGCATGCAACTGGTAAAGGGTACGGGCACACCACAGATCAGATTTAACAGTCTGGGGTTGCTTGTTTCAGGTCTGTCAATCTGGTAGGACCCTATGCATGAGGGAAGAGATGGACTTCCTAGAGCACTGGTTCTTAACCTTGGGTGCACGcaccccctgggggtgtgtgatgccccttctgggggtgtgagACGCCCTTTCAGGGCACACAAGACATGGCAGAGGTTTTTTAGAAGGTAtatcatcgaaaacacaaattaagcacaggcccaTAAacacaactactttgtttcatcaaacctatctaagtaaaggcaacaaaaatgattaaggatgtggaacgtctgccatatgaggagagattaatacgactgggactttttagcttgggaAAAAGACgattaagtggggatatgatagagggctataaaatcacgactggtgtggagaaaataaatgaggaattgttatttactcctttgcaaaatacaagaactaggggtcaccaaatgaaatgaataggcagcaggtttaaaacaaacgataggaaatattttttcagacaatgcacagttaacctgtggaactccttgccggaggatgtcGTGAAGACCAAggctatagtagagtttaaaaaagaactagataaattcatggaggatagctccatCAACGGCTCTGAGCCAGGAGGGGCCTGGACTGTGTCCCTAggctctgtttgcaagaggctgcaaatgggcaacagggaattgatcagttgggctgtgtctacacttactaaaaactttgaaatggccgtacTAATGGCCACATCAAAAAatactaatggggtgctgaaacgcatattcagcacctcattagcatgccgccggccacagcacttcgaaagtgccgcagttCTCTCacccatggctcatctacatgggggtccttttcaaaaggacgcggccaacatcgaaatcccctcattcccatcagcacggccatttccaagtttttagtaagcgtagacgtagccctgatgattccctgttctgttcattccctcttgggcacctggcattggtcactgtcggaagacaggatactgggcttgatgggcctacgGTCTGACCCAGTATCACTTTTCTTATATATGAATTCAGTTAACCACTAACTGTTAGTGcgtcggttacagtttacttccacagcaaaattctgcaacatctctgggtagtacttgtgtatttttgtatgcctccTGTACTATTATTTGTAGTGAGTAATAacacaaaactattttacatatatttaatatgcatttaaagtgTATAGCCCACCCCATTTCCATTTTTGAATtggggtgtgagaacatattcTGAGAACCAAAGGGGGTGCAGGCTGGCATAAAGGGTAAGACCCACTGTTCCAGGGGAACGCTGGGGTCAGGAAATAAAACAGAGATGTTTGGGCTTCAATTTGCATCAGGAGGCTCTGTGAGGGGAGAGTTTGCAGCTGAGGGGTCATTCTGAAATGAGCTCTGCTTCTCCCACTGCTGGAAAAGGCAGAGCCGGTTCCCTACCTGCTCCAGGGGAAGAGCTTTGGAGGAGGAAGAAGCCCAAGGAGTTTTCCACTGCTGACCAGTCCCACGTGTCCTCTGCATCTGGAAAACCTGAACCAGGATAAAAGGTCTTTGGTTGACAGCCCACAGACCAAATAAATATCATCGAGAGAGGCCCTTTCCCCAACATCATAAGCTATGCACAAAACGGCAGGCTATCTGCCACTTGATTTTCAATTTGTCTTGTGGTAGCACAACTGAGCTTGAGGTTCTGCAGAACGAGGCGCTGCACAAAACCACAGAGAGCTCAATCACCCTGATGGTGAAGAACTTATACACAAAATATACAAAGGGTGGGACAGAACCAGAGCCACACGAGCAACTCGCTGGTGTAATAACTGGGCACATGCATATACCCTGATGGGCAGTTTAATTGCAAGATCCATGAGAAAGTCTATGAAGTGTCACCATAGCCTATGAAAATAAAAGTTGACGGGAAAAGGtgcaaaatagaaacaaaaacacAGAATTAGTCCAAACAACCAAGGTCTACCATGCAATTG is a window encoding:
- the LOC142014929 gene encoding uncharacterized protein LOC142014929; amino-acid sequence: MSVTFEDVAMYFSPAEWALLGEEQRQLYRRVMWDNYQALVSLGVETPKPRVISSIERGEELCVRGPTKDEDGAILRGPHPGFPDAEDTWDWSAVENSLGFFLLQSSSPGAAGARALSRDEGQTPEEGPGNLESPRPFPGSSEENHSQKSERGRLHKRQCRLRRQRKHLTRKQPTASRGHQRRSKPHLKPHAEGQGEPRKSLYTCRVCREEFKVHRDLIGHHWTVHRRQNLYHCSECGESFRRKKALRAHGRVHRKKRAHHPCPECGKTFKKAALLTAHRRIHTGERPYHCAECGRKFFNTSALTIHKRSHSGERPYACTECGKRFKDSSTFRKHQRSHSEKRPHRCDQCGKGFKLTSSLTRHQKSHSKERPFVCHECGKKFYLRELLISHQRVHTGEQPHCCAECGKKFCRLQSLRRHQGVHRPQESHQCPECGKMFGRLANLSLHQRIHTGERLHACGECGKKFIHRAKLQVHQRIHTGEKPYHCTDCGKRFTQTSGLLVHQRTHSGERPYPCLQCGKDFAHSSSLAKHQKIHVEKKPHSCARCGRRFARASSLTKHRSTHFGERPYSCTRCGKCFTRSSSVRRHERAYCK